A section of the Suncus etruscus isolate mSunEtr1 chromosome X, mSunEtr1.pri.cur, whole genome shotgun sequence genome encodes:
- the NR0B1 gene encoding nuclear receptor subfamily 0 group B member 1, with product MEGEDQQGSILYNMLLSAKQKQAAREAPEAQPGTTCWGCACGSAEPPAGTERLRGCVRAATLLYRCCFCGEKHPRRGSILYNMLTKAKQVQAATEMPGARGESPCWGCYCGARALSPVSGGDWPAGRSAGLVYRCCYCGEGHPRQSSILYRLLTSSPQTHVLPEAPPAQLASAYWNRSYWAHQQRGEFQEPGAPIGPLQYPCYFCGQDHSQQGGIPYRLPLAAQAVPMALAEQAGRCCWDPACGAPRRVTLQSPQVVGEAASAGLLKTIRFVKYLPCFQVLPLDQQLLLVSSCWASLLMLELAQDHLNLETVETSECSRPQKMLTARRRETAGEELEFQPYAKHFPTAAATEVQTLKGFLAKCWSLEINTKEYAYLKGIVLFNPDLPGLRCMKYIQGLQWGTQQILNEHVKMTYGEHHPRFAELNSTLFLLRFISSDVIAELFLRPIIGAVSMDDMILEMLCATL from the exons ATGGAGGGCGAGGACCAGCAGGGCAGCATCCTCTACAACATGCTGCTGAGCGCCAAGCAAAAGCAAGCGGCCCGCGAGGCGCCCGAAGCGCAGCCGGGCACCACTTGCTGGGGCTGCGCTTGCGGCAGCGCCGAGCCCCCGGCGGGCACAGAGAGGCTGCGGGGGTGTGTGCGGGCAGCAACGCTCCTGTACCGCTGCTGCTTTTGCGGAGAAAAACACCCGCGCCGGGGCAGCATCCTCTACAACATGCTCACCAAAGCCAAGCAAGTGCAAGCCGCGACGGAGATGCCGGGCGCACGGGGCGAGAGCCCTTGCTGGGGCTGCTACTGCGGCGCTCGCGCGCTGTCCCCGGTGAGTGGCGGGGATTGGCCGGCCGGCCGGTCCGCGGGGCTGGTGTACCGCTGCTGCTATTGCGGGGAAGGGCACCCCCGGCAGAGTAGCATCCTCTACCGCTTGCTCACGAGTTCCCCGCAAACGCACGTGCTTCCCGAAGCGCCCCCGGCGCAGCTGGCGAGCGCGTATTGGAACCGCTCCTACTGGGCGCACCAGCAGAGAGGCGAATTCCAGGAGCCCGGCGCGCCCATCGGGCCCCTCCAGTACCCCTGCTACTTCTGCGGTcaagatcactcccagcagggcgGCATCCCCTACCGCTTGCCCCTGGCAGCCCAGGCCGTGCCCATGGCTCTGGCGGAGCAAGCGGGCAGGTGCTGCTGGGACCCCGCCTGTGGCGCGCCACGCCGGGTGACCCTCCAGAGTCCACAGGTGGTCGGCGAGGCCGCCTCCGCCGGCTTGTTGAAGACCATCCGCTTCGTCAAGTATTTGCCCTGCTTCCAAGTGCTGCCTCTGGACCAGCAACTGCTGCTGGTCAGCAGCTGCTGGGCGTCTCTGCTCATGCTGGAGCTGGCTCAAGACCACCTCAACTTGGAAACCGTGGAGACTTCCGAGTGCAGCCGCCCGCAAAAAATGCTCACCGCCAGGCGGCGGGAGACCGCCGGAGAAGAGTTGGAGTTCCAGCCCTACGCGAAGCACTTTCCCACGGCGGCCGCCACCGAAGTGCAAACTCTCAAAGGTTTTCTCGCCAAGTGCTGGAGCCTGGAGATCAATACCAAGGAGTACGCTTATCTGAAGGGCATCGTGCTCTTTAACCCGG ACCTGCCTGGCTTGAGATGCATGAAATATATCCAGGGACTTCAGTGGGGAACTCAGCAGATCCTCAATGAGCATGTCAAGATGACGTACGGGGAGCACCATCCCAGATTCGCCGAATTGAACAGCACCCTTTTCCTACTGAGGTTCATCAGTTCTGATGTCATTGCTGAACTGTTCCTCAGGCCTATCATTGGTGCAGTCAGCATGGATGATATGATACTAGAAATGCTCTGTGCCACATTATGA